TTGCAGTGCTTATATAGAGTTGtgataaaccgatatatcggtgatTAATCTGCACATATTTGACCGTTTTGAGATTGGTATGTCTCATTTgccattattaaattatttcgaTTGAATTTTGAagtgcatctgggagaaacagcgtgcCATCTTTTACTCGCTTTTTTTGCGGTTTATTTTCATGCAGTAGCACATGGACATACTGATTGaggtatgtcgtcatgaaatcagagaccctcccctcaaaaTCTGAACAAAGTGGTCACAGGTGACAAATTGATGTGACCAGGAGTAAAAAGCGATATGTCTCCTCTCACCACATTTGATCActtcttaataccaggtgtaaacgtgGACAAggcaaaaatcttaatggtccttaatgttaatatgcaaaatataatttcatattttgtgTAAtgattttggggttaaatatgactaaTCACCCAATAGAGTTCAATCAAGGATAGAGGCGTTGTACACTGAGATTCACAGCCGAATGATGAGTTTCAAATTTAGCATCGAAAAAGtatttttgctgtgtactgtactgtgaTTGTACACTACTGTATACAACTGagacataaaatataacatgtcATGTCAAGCCTATTATTAGGGGTTTGCTTTGGATTTGAGTTGTTACAACAGCTGTTTCAATCATGTAATAAcaatgttttgtcttttgttccaGTCCTCTCTGCACTAATATTTCTCGCTTTGTCGTTCAACGGTTTTGGGGGGATCTGCCTGACCTTCACATCTCTAACGgtaagacaaaaatatataatagagggagagagagcacatGGAGTCTCAAACACCTGCGATGACTCGCTTGTTTTGTTATGCAGCTTTTTGAAGTTTATTTAGTTTGCGACaggtgtgtgggtgtgagagtgtgcgtaTTTATATGTGTTTGGGTCAGTCAGATGCTTGACGCACATGACCTGCAGACAAATTCTGGCCTTTTCAGCGTCCACCAATCAAAATGCTGAATTGCCCACACGCCTTCTCTGACACCCTTCCCTCCCATCAACCTCCAGCTGAAACAGACAAGGGCACAAACATTGTACCCGCAACACTCACACTCCCTCGTGCTCGCTTGCATTTGTCAGAGGGTAAAGATTGCTAGCACATGCACTTGATTGTGACCTTCCTATCGGTCCAGTGATATCATCACTTGCTGTGGGAAAGAATGACGATATATATCAGCTGACCACAGATAACCAAGGACTCTCATGCAGACACAAACATGCAGACTTTCCCTCTTGCTAATACACATTTTCTCAGTTAGAGCCGCTCAGGTTTTCAAGCACATTGACCTACACTTGACTCAATGACATCCTGTAACCTTTGGAGAAAAACAAAGCATAAAATGGTCTTTCTCACTCTTTGTTGATCGTATTCTAGTACCCGCATGGAAACTATTGCAGTATGTTCTGTTATTAACCTGATGACTCTATTTACCTTTGAGCCTTTTGGTTATGATGCCAACTGAACTGCATTATCAACAAATCAACGACCTCCATttagtaaatgtgtgtgttttgccAAACGATATAAATTGAAAAGCTCATTATTTAGCACTAAGAATTCACAGTGTTCTGTAATGGCTTCCTTTAGGTTGCATTTCTGCTCTTTGTTTTTATGTGAAAGACAGAAGGATGTGAAAATTTACTTTTTCAATCAATTTTGTGATTTATTGTTTTTAACCCTTTTCACTTCACACAGGATGGTGGAACACAGTCACACACCAGTGTTAACATTCAGAGAAAACAAAGCACTGTTTGAAATAGTCTTGTAAAAACGTGGTAGTTGTTGCTTATATTTGGAGTTACGATTTTGCGCAAAACCTTAACTATAAGTAGATGGCAAGTATGCGATTAAACTTATTATTTTTGTCTGGCAAACGGTACAAACAcgcaaaaaaatcccatagatttacactGGACCCGAGCTAGACCTAGAgactagaatatcatagagactttgtGTTGGCTATTTTGACATAGGCTAGttagcaaccactctgaacatcctagcaaccgcTTATTTAAGCAACTGGATAGCTGTGCTCTGGCAATGTTGTTTACCTTGTAGTGATTTGTAGTTATTTGGTCACAGTGATTgtcggggagttgagagaagggtttgatccgggTGAAATTAAACATGGGAGgaatgctgagaggattattggtgcccccctgcccaccctccaagacttgtatgtctccagagtgagAAAGTATGCAGGtataatcactctggaccccacgcaccctgcccactccctctttgaactgttgccctctgacAGAGCACTAAGCgacaggacatccaggcacaagaacagtttttaccctcaggccattttcctcatgaacaatttaACTGCccaatagtgcaataatgtaaatacttatctcatgtacatatgtaaattcacatataatatatattatacaatatacatataataataatgaactgtacatacccctaccctgaacatacattaccacttgcacgtGTTCGtacgccattctgttatatgtcctattatttgtatgtctatttatactcttaacttgttttatattctgtgtctcactgaaATGTTCTgagtgcacttgtttctcctatcaccacttagcaataaagctcattctgattctgattgttttggtggaagccatagttttaatgcaataaccatggtgttactacaccatgtttaattttgtggctactatgattttactacaaaatatgaTGATGATacaatggttactgtagtaaaaccatggtttattttaGAGGTAAAAAGGTAAGGAATAGGTTTAGGGATAAGGGTTGGTGTAGGGCAGGGTACTCATTATGTCGATCGCGATCGACCGGTCGATCACAAGACAAACACTGGTCGATCTCTTTAACAGATCAAAAGAGATTGGgatttaaaatacacaaataatgaTAATCTTCAAGATCATGTTCTATTTCCTAAGAGCGCTCATGGTAATGCGGATAAGCGCCAGTGTGACGGTACACTATGCAAAGCCTGTCTTGGTGCGAAGTATTAATTAAAACACAATCAGTTATGTCTAAAGTAAACGTACAAGCCTGATAGACTGTTAATATAAATCAAACAACAATAGCAAGAAATCAAGACTATTTTTTGCTCTTTGCTGGATAACTTCATTAGCCTTAAAAATATTATACTCATGCAGTGAGAACCTGTGATCTGTTAAGTTTtatagcaaataaaaaaaaaaaaaaatatttctgaatgTACTCTTGAATACGTATTGATACTGCTGTTAGAAAATGTAAGCACTGctttcttaatttctttctttattgttattttattacttttatttcctCTCCTGAATAATTGCATACATTTCCAGAACTTAACATTGATTACGTAATTAACAAATTATTAGTTTTGGTATTGTGAGAACACTTCCTACAGTACATGGTAGGTCTTACTACAGTGGCATTATGAAAAAGTAGATAACAtgccatagaagtgtgagcacccctgaaGGTTGTCTATAGGACTCAAAATCAACACAATAAACATACTGCAATGATGCCCCTATAATGTAGGTTAGTATTAAATTAGGGGTGAAATTAGAATCTATTTCAACTttgtgcaaagaagatgctttttgctgctatttacacttagtacAAATAGCCTCTGCCATATAAATATCTAGTTGTGTTTATTGTGTAGGGACATTTTTTAAGATTCACatatattgatgatgatgatgatttaatGTTCCTTTCTCCCTATACAGCTGCCGAACATGTTTGGAAGTCTGAGTTCCACTGTCTTGTCACTGATGATCGGCTCGTACGCATCATCGGCTGTCACCTTCCCTGGAGTCAAGgtattttacatgtaaatatagGCTAAACCTGTTTTATGTGTCACACATGGAATCTGAGGCTCTAATGTAAGATAGCATCAGATTGAAAGTGAACTAGATCGCCGgtaattgttgacatttttaaagtcagcACCATGTCAGCACCGTAATCTTCATTGTATAAAAGCAGTTAAGGCCAGCTTTCTTAGTTTTAATTAATTCCATGTCAGTGTCTGAAACAAAGAGAATCGCAACAGAATGGTTTAAATGGAGGTGAATCCTTGTCACCTGATCTGAACTTATGACCAGCAATGTgaaaagtatattttttatataaatagccGGCTTTTAACATTTAAACGAGATCCTAATGGATAAATCAAGTCCTGTTCAACATTATTTCCTactaaatattataaatacaattaaaggTATTAAAACATGTGGCAAAATAAACTAATAGCTTCAACCAGACAAGCAAACTCTGTTGACTTTTACACCATTCAGGCAtgttatatatatgtaataactaATTAATATTACATGTCCTCTTTGTGTCTCTGTCTTTCTCCAGCTGATATATGATGCTGGGGTGTCATTTACAGTTATCATGTGGATGTGGGCGGGCCTTGCAGGTCTGGTTTTCCTCAACTGTTTCCTGAACTGGCCAACAGAGGGGTTTGCAACTCCAGAAGAAATCGAGATGTTggtaacatttactcaccctaatgtcattccaaaactttatgactttctttcttccatgaaactaTTCCTTCAACCCCGGTGAAAGGGTATCAATGAATCTTTGAAATTGTTAATCGCATGGAAACAGTCTTTAATCCATGAATAATAAGTTCTTATTCCTTGCTTTTCCAACCATCTTTTAGGGGAAAAAAGCGTTCAAGTGAAAACAACAAATTGAATTCGGTTGAAGAAACGACAGAAGAACTGAAAAGCTCAATAGATAAACCGCCTACAGTTGCTCGGGAAACACAATGTAAGACTTTTGAGACAAAGTGATATATTTTGAGATAAAACgtactgtaaataaaaatggcTCCAATAGTGTGAATTGTAAATGAAAAAGAAGACTTTCTGATTCTAAAGTTTCATATTCCTGATGTAAAGACCAAGCTTCTGAAATATGACATACAAACCTATGTATTCTCTCCCTCAGCCTCTGTCCCGTTCCGTTGTTCCGTGTTTTCTCCCATCTTCCTATGGAGTTTAATCACCATGGGAATGACTCAGTTGAGAATCATCTTCTTTATGGGAGCCATGAACAAGATGCTTGAGTTTTTGGTCACCCATGGAGAGAAACATCGTAAGTGATTACAAATGATCCCTGTGTTTGATTTCACTGGCCTTCTGCTTTGATTTGAGTTACACTTATTAAGACTCTGTCTTGTTTAGTCTCTGAAGAACTGGAGCTAGAAGCAGAGGAGAAAGGTGAGAAACTTGAAATCACATATACTATATGGATGTTAATGAATGTATTTGTGAATTGAATTGTATGTGTTTCAGATGTATGTATCTGAGCATGATAAATCTGTAAAACATGTATTGACGGTGTCCATGTAAATTCCAGTGAGTTTCTACTCGTCCATCTTTGGCACGCTGCAGCTCTTGTGTCTGGTCACCTGCCCTCTGATTGGATACATCATGGACTGGAAGATGAAGGAGTGTGAAGTGGTGCAGAACACAGTGGCGggagagaaagagtaagaaattGACATTCTTTGGTCACTGTATCATTTTATATACAAAATTAGAATACAGAAATACAGTTGTTAAGATGTGAAAAGAAGCAAGGACAACAACCTCTAGAATGCTCAACAAAAGACATTCCAAAGACCTTCACTTCTTTTCTCCAGCAGAGCTGTCGCCTTGCCAAAGCGTGATAGAAAGATTCAGAAACTGACCAATGCCATGAGAGCCTTCGTCTTCACAAACATGCTGCTTGTTCTGTTTGGAATCCTCTCACTCATAGACAACCTTCCTCTACAGGTAAAAACCTCATTGATTAGATTCATTATTGTAATTACTATTATTGTAAGTAATTGGTCCCCGACTGAGGCCACGTGTACACTGGTACCgtaattaagatgcattttgggtgatccgatcacaaatgtACAAGTGAGGCACATCACCGTTACACCTGGTCGTCTCTTTTGATTACTTGTGTTTTTGAGAAGAGAGTCTCagatttcatgaggacatacatcagtcattacgTCTGTGTATTAaagaatgttaataaagcataaaataGTAAAAGACGAGAAAGGAAGTGCTAAAACGGGCACACAGTTTCTCTTAATTATTCGCAAACATgacgtttagagcagaattctgagttattttagtgcagtacctgTAACTGAGCTTCTAGTGTGCATGCTGCTCATATGTTTCCCTTTTGTGTACGTTCAtgcatttgcttttttaaatgttcCGATCATATGCATATGTCCCTTTGAATCTGCACGTTACCGGCAAAGAAAACGTTGTATGTGTGCTTATTGGCactatttgcaaaagaaaaaatgattacaaaacagctgaaaataattaaaaacagcaaGTAGGGAGATgtggttgtttttgtttaattttgtaattatttttgtctCCTGTTACCCGATATCTTGCTCTCTTTTTTCTACAAACTTGAAAGAAAGGCATGCAtgtgtttttatggttatttGTGCTGAGCTTGAGTCGTGTAGTGTCCACTAGGCATTGCTTGCAGTTGGCTTATAACCTTGAGAGTGTTTTTATAACtcattctttttctttgtctAGATTCTGACGTTTATTTTGCATACAATGGTGCGAGGTTTCATTCACTCATGTTGTGGAGGCCTGTATGCTGCTGTGTAAGTGAATGCGCATAAACACACCCATCTTCAAATACTTCTTTTATTTCAAGTGTTGGTTAAAATCACTGGCAAGTATGTACTTGTCTGTTACTTCATTCTACATTTTATTAGAATAGACTTTAAACGACATATCTGCCTCAGGATCAGGCTTATCCTGTTTGTAAGAAAACTAACTCACCATAGTACAGGTTATGTAGCAAATACATTGACATGCATTAGCATCCCCCACCCAAACAGGGAAATCACCCTGATGCCTCaataacagcacacacacacaccttttgtcatttaaattgtgccaaaatgtttcattacaatcacaaaacaaACCTGCAAACGATTTTAAGCTTTAGACAAACAAAATGACTTCTCTCTATCTTTCTGTTGTCTTTGTCTATTTCTCTCTCACAGGTACCCATCCAAACACTTCGGCACTCTTACCGGGCTGCAGTCCATGATTAGTGCTGTGGTGGCTCTTTTACAACAGCCCCTCTTTATGGTTATGGTGGGACATCTAAAAGGGGATGCTTACTGGGTGAGAACCACAGCAGTTTTTCTCATCATACTGTATTTTAAGGGGTTTCCAGAATTTGAATATCTAATGATGGCATTTTAAGGCAAAAATGCTGTTCCAAAAAGTAGAGAGCAACGCTATGCTGCCTTCATCATACCTTGTTTGGCCAAATTTCAAGTGTCTAAGCACGTAAGCATGTCTTCTAAGGATTCTAAGCATGTGTCCTTCATGGAGAAGGCAACAATGCATTGCTGATGTGGTAAAGAAATCATCCAGTATGGCATAGAAGTTTAGATAAATGTTGACTAGaagtatatatatgtaaaatatgtattttattaattacttaATTGATAAAActtatttaatgtaataaaatataaatataagtgaGTATTTcaacgttcaaaaattggcccccattcacttccattgtaagtgccttactgaaacccataattgtttttttgctttaatatatAATGAAATGCACATTCTTTATTCTCTCTGCTTCACTTGAGTAACACCATTTTGTGTGACACATACGCTCGTTCCAAATGATTATCTTACAAGATTTTATTTCAGTTGGatggcagctgcctatgtaggcaataGATCTCTAAATTTTGGGACAGAGTTTATGTTATAGATATTTCAAAAGATTAATAACAATCATGAAATGTAGATACTAACTTTATTTTCTCCTCAAACCAATCAGATCAACTGGGGACTATTGATCCTCTCATTTTCTGGTTTCCTGTTGCCGGGATACCTGTTCTACCATCGTAGACAACTTCTGCAGCAGAGGGCAAAAGGAAAAGCTAATGGCCACACTTCAGTTGAGAATCAAGCTCTAAACAAATCTTTGGCCAACGGACATGGCAACGGTCATGTGCCTCAGGAagcataatttaataaaaaaataacacaggaCTGTCACTGGACTTTTCACATTTCAACAGGAACATCAGCAAACTCAATGTTAGAGCTGCTATTCTCACATACGCTGCCATTTCTGACATTCTCACTGAGCATTAAACTTCCATTTTTGTTATGAGACTTTCAGTTGATGGTTGGAATCAGCTGGCATCAAATCAGAATTGCCTTGATGTCAAtcaactttaaactcagaaaaaTTCAAAACTTGACAATCAAAATTAAGCAATGCTTCcacatgaaatatatttattgagaTGCACACCCACTGGCTGTAACTAATGGACAGGAACTACCTAACTGACAATCAAACAGACCAGTGGATGCATCTGTTCAGTGTCTGTTCTTCACCAAAGAGAACTGTGTTGAGTATTCTTTATCATATtgtgttttttatctttttgaCCCATGATTTGAAAACTTGAGGAACAATCAACAAAATCATTTCAGCTAATACCAAAGACACAGATGGAGGTTTTTACACACTCTAC
This region of Xyrauchen texanus isolate HMW12.3.18 chromosome 23, RBS_HiC_50CHRs, whole genome shotgun sequence genomic DNA includes:
- the LOC127617329 gene encoding large neutral amino acids transporter small subunit 3-like isoform X2, with product MKGMAPSLSKAFRRRWWMAATAVLENLSCSAVLLGWGSLLIMLKREGFYSHLCTENKTENVNTTAPEEWLSCVEQEEMLNLGFTIGSFLLSAATLPLGILMDRFGPRPLRLSGSACFALSCAMMSVSAYHPKILSALIFLALSFNGFGGICLTFTSLTLPNMFGSLSSTVLSLMIGSYASSAVTFPGVKLIYDAGVSFTVIMWMWAGLAGLVFLNCFLNWPTEGFATPEEIEMGKKRSSENNKLNSVEETTEELKSSIDKPPTVARETQSSVPFRCSVFSPIFLWSLITMGMTQLRIIFFMGAMNKMLEFLVTHGEKHLSEELELEAEEKVSFYSSIFGTLQLLCLVTCPLIGYIMDWKMKECEVVQNTVAGEKEAVALPKRDRKIQKLTNAMRAFVFTNMLLVLFGILSLIDNLPLQILTFILHTMVRGFIHSCCGGLYAAVYPSKHFGTLTGLQSMISAVVALLQQPLFMVMVGHLKGDAYWINWGLLILSFSGFLLPGYLFYHRRQLLQQRAKGKANGHTSVENQALNKSLANGHGNGHVPQEA
- the LOC127617329 gene encoding large neutral amino acids transporter small subunit 3-like isoform X1 encodes the protein MKGMAPSLSKAFRRRWWMAATAVLENLSCSAVLLGWGSLLIMLKREGFYSHLCTENKTENVNTTAPEEWLSCVEQEEMLNLGFTIGSFLLSAATLPLGILMDRFGPRPLRLSGSACFALSCAMMSVSAYHPKILSALIFLALSFNGFGGICLTFTSLTLPNMFGSLSSTVLSLMIGSYASSAVTFPGVKLIYDAGVSFTVIMWMWAGLAGLVFLNCFLNWPTEGFATPEEIEMGKKRSSENNKLNSVEETTEELKSSIDKPPTVARETQSSVPFRCSVFSPIFLWSLITMGMTQLRIIFFMGAMNKMLEFLVTHGEKHLSEELELEAEEKVSFYSSIFGTLQLLCLVTCPLIGYIMDWKMKECEVVQNTVAGEKDRAVALPKRDRKIQKLTNAMRAFVFTNMLLVLFGILSLIDNLPLQILTFILHTMVRGFIHSCCGGLYAAVYPSKHFGTLTGLQSMISAVVALLQQPLFMVMVGHLKGDAYWINWGLLILSFSGFLLPGYLFYHRRQLLQQRAKGKANGHTSVENQALNKSLANGHGNGHVPQEA